The following proteins are encoded in a genomic region of Phragmites australis chromosome 9, lpPhrAust1.1, whole genome shotgun sequence:
- the LOC133929362 gene encoding small ribosomal subunit protein RACK1z-like has protein sequence MAGAQETLALVGTMRGHNGEVTAIATPIDNSPFIVSSSRDKSLLVWDLTNPVHATQDSATEYGVPFRRLTGHSHFVQDVVLSSDGQFALSGSWDGELRLWDLSTGLTTRRFVGHDKDVISVAFSVDNRQIVSASRDKTIKLWNTLGECKYTIGGEHGGGEGHNGWVSCVRFSPNTLLPTIVSGSWDRTVKVWNLTNCKLRSTLTGHGGYVNAVAVSPDGSLCASGGKDGVTLLWDLVEGKRLYSLDAGSIIHSLCFSPNRYWLCAATQDSVKIWDLESKQVVQDLKPDIQISKNQILYCTSLSWSADGSTLYTGYTDGSIRVWKISGFGYAG, from the exons ATGGCCGGTGCGCAGGAGACGCTGGCCCTGGTGGGCACGATGCGAGGCCACAACGGCGAGGTGACGGCGATCGCGACCCCGATCGACAACTCCCCGTTCATCGTCTCCTCCTCTCGCGACAAGTCGTTGCTGGTGTGGGACCTGACCAACCCCGTCCACGCCACCCAGGACTCCGCCACCGAGTACGGCGTTCCCTTCCGCCGCCTCACCGGCCACTCCCACTTCGTCCAGGACGTCGTCCTGAGCTCCGACGGCCAGTTCGCGCTCTCCGGCTCCTGGGACGGCGAGCTCCGCCTCTGGGACCTCTCCACGGGCCTCACCACCCGTCGCTTCGTTGGCCACGACAAGGACGTCATCTCCGTCGCCTTCTCCGTCGATAATCGCCAGATCGTCTCCGCGTCCCGCGACAAGACCATCAAGCTCTGGAACACCCTCGGTGAGTGCAAGTACACTATCGGCggcgagcacggcggcggcgagggccaCAACGGGTGGGTCTCCTGCGTCAGGTTCTCCCCCAACACCTTGCTGCCCACCATTGTCTCGGGCTCCTGGGACCGCACCGTCAAGGTCTGGAACCTTACCAACTGCAAGCTGCGCTCCACGCTGACCGGCCACGGCGGCTATGTCAATGCCGTCGCCGTGAGCCCCGACGGGTCGCTGTGCGCCTCCGGCGGGAAGGATGGTGTTACGCTGCTGTGGGATTTGGTTGAGGGGAAGAGGCTGTACTCGCTGGACGCTGGCTCCATCATCCACTCACTCTGCTTCTCGCCCAACCGCTACTGGCTCTGCGCTGCGACCCAGGACTCTGTCAAGATTTGGGACCTCGAGTCGAAGCAAGTCGTGCAGGATCTCAAGCCCGACATCCAGATCTCCAAGAACCAG ATCCTGTACTGTACAAGCTTGAGCTGGAGTGCGGATGGAAGCACACTCTACACTGGCTACACGGATGGATCCATCAGGGTCTGGAAGATCTCTGGGTTCGGCTACGCAGGCTAG